In Thermococcus profundus, the genomic stretch GTTGGAGTGGAAGATTATTCACCTTGAGGAAGTTGATTCTACCAACGAATACGCCAAGAAAATAGCCGGAACTTCCCCCGAGGGCACTGTTGTAGTCGCAAAAAGACAGAGCTCCGGCAGAGGGAGAAAAGGTCGGTCCTGGGCTTCTCCTGAGGGGGGCCTGTGGATGAGCGTCGTTCTAAAACCAGGAAAGATAGACCCGAGGCTGGCCTTCGTCGGGGCCCTCGCGGTTGTGGATGTCCTCGGAGATTTTGGCATAAATTCTGGAATCAAGTGGCCCAACGACGTCTGGGTCGGCGGAAGGAAGATAGCGGGCATACTCGTGGAGGGAAGGGGGAGCGAGTACGCGGTTCTCGGGATAGGCCTCAACGTCAACAACCCCATCCCGGAGGAGCTTAAGGAAAGCGCCACCTCGATGATGCATCACGTTGGAAGGGGGCTCCCCCTTGAAAAAGTCCTAGAAAGGCTCCTGTTCCATTTGGGTGGATGGTATCGGGTCTACCTGGAGCGACCCGATCTGCTCATGGCGAAGGTCCGCGAGAGGACGTTCATACTTGGAAAAACAGTGCGGGTGGTGGAAGAGCACAGCGTCATTACCGGGCGCGCCCTCGACGTTCTGGACGACGGTTCTCTCCTTCTTGAGGTGGGAGGTGAGCTGAGACGGGTGATCTACGGGGACGTCTCAATTCGGCCCATTTGACTGGATGCTTTTGCTGGGAATAAGGTTAAATACCCGTACGTGGCGCTATGTAGCGGTAAAGTCTGAAGGAGGTAATAGGTAATGTTAATGAGAAAGCTTTCTGCCCTTTTGCTGGGTTTAATCCTCCTCGCCCCGGCCTTTGGACTGGCCCTGGGGAACGGGGATGTGCAGGACGATGGGAACACGTTCGTTCAGGATTACACGTTCCATGTGAGGCTTTTTGAAAACGGAGACGCCAACATAACCATAACTACCACGTGGCTCGCCCCGAAGAGTGAGATCCGCAACCTAGTGGAGAAGTACCTCAACTACACGAACGGTAGCCTGTCAGAGGCCATTGAGATCTACAAACAAAACCAGCTCCAGTCCATCCAGCGGGGCCTCGAGAGTATGGGCGTTAAAATCGAGAACGCCAGCATTCGGGTTTTCAACTTTGACAGTGGGGACAACATAACCATGGTCTTCAACGCGATTGGTAGGGGGGTCTCAAAGTACTACTCCCACGGCAACTTCTGGGAGGTCCTCGTTGATCCCACCAGGGGTTTCTCGACGGCCTTCCCGGACACCGGCTACCCCTTTGGAATCAGGATGCACAGCAAATTCATAGTTGACCTTCCGACGAACGCGACGCTCCTTTCCTACCCAACTGGCTACCGGAAAACCTACAACCAGAGCTCCTTCGAGGTCGTGCCCGATATCGAGGGCAACACCGTGATAGTTGAGTCAAAGATCAACCTTGAGCCCTACCTCTCCAACGAGGGGTACCAGTGGCTCTTTGGCGACTACAAGGGGTTCTCCATAACCTACCAAACGCCCTACAAGGGCAACGAGACCTACACCAAGAGGATCATGAGGGAGCACGTCACGGTTGAGGTTCTGAAGAACGGAACCACGATACTGACCATGAGGGATGAGTACGTGGAACCCATGGGCGAAATACTCATGAAGAAGCTTCAGATCCTCCAGTACGGCAAACAGAAATTCGAGCAGCAGCTCCTTAAGTACCATGCCCAGATGTTCGCCCAGATGGGCGCCGTTGTGGAGGGTGCGGGGATCAACATCAAGAACCTCAACACCACCGACCCCCTCGTCGTCGAGGCCAGGTACATACTGTCCAACTACACAAAGCTCGTGAACGGCACGTACGTCCTCACCCTCAACCCCACCATGGGTCTCAAGGATATGGTCTACCTCAGAACTGGTTCCGAGTTCAACTACTCCTTCAGCGCCGAGATAAAGCTTCCCAAGGGCTGGAAGTTCGTTTCCTATCCGAACAGCACCACAAGGAACGTTCACGGCAACACCTTCGTGATGAACGTGAAGCCCGAGGGCAACCGCCTCATCATCAACGCCACGACGTTCCTGTTCTATGGTGCATCGGAAGAAGACGTCAACAGCCTCCTCGGTGAAGTAGGCTCCGTTGAGGTGAAGTTTAAGAAGGGCAGGAGCGGCATCTGCGGTCCTGCATTCTTAGTCGGGCTTGCGATAGTGCCCCTTCTGCTGAGAAGGCGCCGCTGAGCGGCTTTCCTTCTTCTGCTCTTTTCGATATCCATTTAAATGAAAACTCCAAACTCCTTTGGGTGATGAAGGTGACGAGGAAGCTCTACTACGAGAACGCCTACTTGAAGGAGGCAAAGGCGAAGGTTCTGGAAGTGAGGGACAGCGCCCTACTTCTCGACCAGACGATATTTTACCCGACAGGTGGCGGCCAGCCCCACGACAGGGGGACGATAAACGGCGTTGAAGTCCTCGATGTTTACAAGGATGAGGAAGGCAACGTCTGGCACGTCGTTGCCGAGCCTGAGAAGTTCAAGGTTGGAGATGAAGTCGAGCTAAAGATAGACTGGGACTACCGCTACAAGCTGATGAGAATACACAGCGCTATGCACCTTCTCGACCACGTGCTCAACGAAGTCCTAGGAAAGGGCAACTGGAGGCTCTACGGGAGCGGAATGAGTGCCGAGAAGGGGAGATATGACATAGAGTATCCGGAGAACGTGAACCAGTACAAGGAGAGGATAATCGAGCTCTTCAACCGCTACGTCGATGAAGGTGGCGAGATGAAGATATGGTGGGAGGGAGAAACGCGCTACACCCAGATAAGGGACTTTGAGCCTATTCCCTGCGGCGGGACTCACGTGAGGGACATAAAGGAGATCGGCCACCTGAAAAAGCTCAAGCGCTCCAGCCTCGGAAAGGGAAAACAGAGGCTAGAGATATGGCTTGAGGAGTGAGCATCTGGGTTTTCTGAATCCTCACTCCTTTTGAATGCTGATTTCGCACCCGTAGTCTTCGGGGAATATGGACTTGACAACCTGGAGACCAATCTTTTCCCGAGAAAAGACGACCATAAGGGCCCGTGTGGCGTGTTCCCGGAG encodes the following:
- a CDS encoding biotin--[acetyl-CoA-carboxylase] ligase; translated protein: MEWKIIHLEEVDSTNEYAKKIAGTSPEGTVVVAKRQSSGRGRKGRSWASPEGGLWMSVVLKPGKIDPRLAFVGALAVVDVLGDFGINSGIKWPNDVWVGGRKIAGILVEGRGSEYAVLGIGLNVNNPIPEELKESATSMMHHVGRGLPLEKVLERLLFHLGGWYRVYLERPDLLMAKVRERTFILGKTVRVVEEHSVITGRALDVLDDGSLLLEVGGELRRVIYGDVSIRPI
- a CDS encoding CGP-CTERM sorting domain-containing protein — translated: MRKLSALLLGLILLAPAFGLALGNGDVQDDGNTFVQDYTFHVRLFENGDANITITTTWLAPKSEIRNLVEKYLNYTNGSLSEAIEIYKQNQLQSIQRGLESMGVKIENASIRVFNFDSGDNITMVFNAIGRGVSKYYSHGNFWEVLVDPTRGFSTAFPDTGYPFGIRMHSKFIVDLPTNATLLSYPTGYRKTYNQSSFEVVPDIEGNTVIVESKINLEPYLSNEGYQWLFGDYKGFSITYQTPYKGNETYTKRIMREHVTVEVLKNGTTILTMRDEYVEPMGEILMKKLQILQYGKQKFEQQLLKYHAQMFAQMGAVVEGAGINIKNLNTTDPLVVEARYILSNYTKLVNGTYVLTLNPTMGLKDMVYLRTGSEFNYSFSAEIKLPKGWKFVSYPNSTTRNVHGNTFVMNVKPEGNRLIINATTFLFYGASEEDVNSLLGEVGSVEVKFKKGRSGICGPAFLVGLAIVPLLLRRRR
- a CDS encoding alanyl-tRNA editing protein, coding for MTRKLYYENAYLKEAKAKVLEVRDSALLLDQTIFYPTGGGQPHDRGTINGVEVLDVYKDEEGNVWHVVAEPEKFKVGDEVELKIDWDYRYKLMRIHSAMHLLDHVLNEVLGKGNWRLYGSGMSAEKGRYDIEYPENVNQYKERIIELFNRYVDEGGEMKIWWEGETRYTQIRDFEPIPCGGTHVRDIKEIGHLKKLKRSSLGKGKQRLEIWLEE